One window from the genome of Elaeis guineensis isolate ETL-2024a chromosome 5, EG11, whole genome shotgun sequence encodes:
- the LOC105046117 gene encoding GDSL esterase/lipase At1g71250 isoform X2, whose product MGRKLLLLAPVFALVFFGRFFPREIPDAAAAAADAAYPATALFVLGDSSVNCGDNTFFYPLLPLNFSSTFCNGSHHRLLPDLIAERMGLPPVTPFFGLNGTAAAMMRGVNFGSTPATIVSGVLDGWLRGYDRFLFQSLSQQVRQVFEILQVLQLELGASAARRAASSALFILSFGKDDYAALFSRGSESNRLAPKYGRRGFARLLVSRLIQAIRDLYDADVRRVAVMGVAPLGCAPRIVWEGAYGLGGRDCVEEVNEIVAEYNAKLSARLLRLNSELAGAEIVFCDVYGGMMEIIANPRIYGFKNVRDACCGVGRFGGMIGCLAQEMACTEPNSYVWWDLYSTTESANSLLANWSWSPSSESRQQLCKPIALQELASISDSEAL is encoded by the exons ATGGGACGAAAGCTTCTTCTTCTTGCTCCGGTTTTCGCTCTGGTTTTCTTCGGTAGATTTTTTCCCAGAGAAATTCCGGACGCCGCAGCGGCGGCGGCCGACGCGGCATATCCGGCGACCGCCCTCTTCGTGCTGGGTGACTCCTCCGTCAACTGTGGCGACAACACCTTCTTCTACCCCCTCCTACCCCTCAACTTCTCCTCCACCTTCTGCAATGGTTCCCACCACCGTCTGCTCCCTGATCTCATCG CCGAGCGGATGGGGCTGCCGCCGGTCACGCCATTCTTCGGCCTGAACGGGACGGCAGCGGCGATGATGCGCGGCGTCAACTTCGGTTCGACTCCAGCGACGATCGTCTCCGGCGTCCTCGACGGCTGGCTGCGCGGCTACGACCGCTTCCTCTTCCAGAGCCTCAGCCAGCAGGTCCGCCAGGTGTTCGAGATCCTCCAGGTCCTCCAGCTCGAGCTTGGCGCCTCCGCCGCCCGCCGCGCCGCCTCATCCGCCCTCTTCATCCTCTCCTTCGGCAAGGACGACTATGCCGCTCTCTTCTCCCGCGGCTCCGAATCCAACCGCCTCGCCCCCAAGTACGGACGGCGCGGATTCGCCCGCCTCCTCGTCTCCCGGCTCATCCAGGCCATCAGG GATCTTTACGACGCGGATGTGAGGAGGGTGGCGGTGATGGGGGTGGCGCCGCTGGGATGCGCGCCGCGGATCGTGTGGGAGGGGGCGTACGGGTTGGGCGGACGGGATTGCGTCGAGGAGGTGAACGAGATCGTCGCGGAGTACAACGCGAAGCTCTCCGCGCGGCTTCTGAGGCTGAATTCGGAGCTGGCCGGCGCCGAGATTGTGTTCTGTGATGTATATGGCGGGATGATGGAGATCATCGCCAACCCACGGATCTATG GTTTCAAAAATGTAAGGGATGCATGCTGTGGGGTGGGCCGGTTTGGGGGGATGATAGGGTGCTTGGCCCAGGAGATGGCATGCACAGAGCCCAATAGTTATGTGTGGTGGGACCTCTACAGCACCACCGAATCCGCGAACTCTTTGCTTGCTAACTGGTCATGGTCGCCGTCTTCTGAATCTCGCCAGCAACTCTGCAAACCTATAGCCCTGCAAGAGCTAGCTTCCATATCTGATAGCGAGGCTCTTTAA
- the LOC105046117 gene encoding GDSL esterase/lipase At1g71250 isoform X1: MGRKLLLLAPVFALVFFGRFFPREIPDAAAAAADAAYPATALFVLGDSSVNCGDNTFFYPLLPLNFSSTFCNGSHHRLLPDLIGTDSKLSDPAVAAERMGLPPVTPFFGLNGTAAAMMRGVNFGSTPATIVSGVLDGWLRGYDRFLFQSLSQQVRQVFEILQVLQLELGASAARRAASSALFILSFGKDDYAALFSRGSESNRLAPKYGRRGFARLLVSRLIQAIRDLYDADVRRVAVMGVAPLGCAPRIVWEGAYGLGGRDCVEEVNEIVAEYNAKLSARLLRLNSELAGAEIVFCDVYGGMMEIIANPRIYGFKNVRDACCGVGRFGGMIGCLAQEMACTEPNSYVWWDLYSTTESANSLLANWSWSPSSESRQQLCKPIALQELASISDSEAL; this comes from the exons ATGGGACGAAAGCTTCTTCTTCTTGCTCCGGTTTTCGCTCTGGTTTTCTTCGGTAGATTTTTTCCCAGAGAAATTCCGGACGCCGCAGCGGCGGCGGCCGACGCGGCATATCCGGCGACCGCCCTCTTCGTGCTGGGTGACTCCTCCGTCAACTGTGGCGACAACACCTTCTTCTACCCCCTCCTACCCCTCAACTTCTCCTCCACCTTCTGCAATGGTTCCCACCACCGTCTGCTCCCTGATCTCATCG GGACTGATTCGAAGCTTTCCGATCCGGCTGTTGCAGCCGAGCGGATGGGGCTGCCGCCGGTCACGCCATTCTTCGGCCTGAACGGGACGGCAGCGGCGATGATGCGCGGCGTCAACTTCGGTTCGACTCCAGCGACGATCGTCTCCGGCGTCCTCGACGGCTGGCTGCGCGGCTACGACCGCTTCCTCTTCCAGAGCCTCAGCCAGCAGGTCCGCCAGGTGTTCGAGATCCTCCAGGTCCTCCAGCTCGAGCTTGGCGCCTCCGCCGCCCGCCGCGCCGCCTCATCCGCCCTCTTCATCCTCTCCTTCGGCAAGGACGACTATGCCGCTCTCTTCTCCCGCGGCTCCGAATCCAACCGCCTCGCCCCCAAGTACGGACGGCGCGGATTCGCCCGCCTCCTCGTCTCCCGGCTCATCCAGGCCATCAGG GATCTTTACGACGCGGATGTGAGGAGGGTGGCGGTGATGGGGGTGGCGCCGCTGGGATGCGCGCCGCGGATCGTGTGGGAGGGGGCGTACGGGTTGGGCGGACGGGATTGCGTCGAGGAGGTGAACGAGATCGTCGCGGAGTACAACGCGAAGCTCTCCGCGCGGCTTCTGAGGCTGAATTCGGAGCTGGCCGGCGCCGAGATTGTGTTCTGTGATGTATATGGCGGGATGATGGAGATCATCGCCAACCCACGGATCTATG GTTTCAAAAATGTAAGGGATGCATGCTGTGGGGTGGGCCGGTTTGGGGGGATGATAGGGTGCTTGGCCCAGGAGATGGCATGCACAGAGCCCAATAGTTATGTGTGGTGGGACCTCTACAGCACCACCGAATCCGCGAACTCTTTGCTTGCTAACTGGTCATGGTCGCCGTCTTCTGAATCTCGCCAGCAACTCTGCAAACCTATAGCCCTGCAAGAGCTAGCTTCCATATCTGATAGCGAGGCTCTTTAA
- the LOC105046117 gene encoding GDSL esterase/lipase At1g71250 isoform X3 yields the protein MVPTTVCSLISSGLLSPTKGTDSKLSDPAVAAERMGLPPVTPFFGLNGTAAAMMRGVNFGSTPATIVSGVLDGWLRGYDRFLFQSLSQQVRQVFEILQVLQLELGASAARRAASSALFILSFGKDDYAALFSRGSESNRLAPKYGRRGFARLLVSRLIQAIRDLYDADVRRVAVMGVAPLGCAPRIVWEGAYGLGGRDCVEEVNEIVAEYNAKLSARLLRLNSELAGAEIVFCDVYGGMMEIIANPRIYGFKNVRDACCGVGRFGGMIGCLAQEMACTEPNSYVWWDLYSTTESANSLLANWSWSPSSESRQQLCKPIALQELASISDSEAL from the exons ATGGTTCCCACCACCGTCTGCTCCCTGATCTCATCG GGCTTGCTTTCCCCAACAAAAGGGACTGATTCGAAGCTTTCCGATCCGGCTGTTGCAGCCGAGCGGATGGGGCTGCCGCCGGTCACGCCATTCTTCGGCCTGAACGGGACGGCAGCGGCGATGATGCGCGGCGTCAACTTCGGTTCGACTCCAGCGACGATCGTCTCCGGCGTCCTCGACGGCTGGCTGCGCGGCTACGACCGCTTCCTCTTCCAGAGCCTCAGCCAGCAGGTCCGCCAGGTGTTCGAGATCCTCCAGGTCCTCCAGCTCGAGCTTGGCGCCTCCGCCGCCCGCCGCGCCGCCTCATCCGCCCTCTTCATCCTCTCCTTCGGCAAGGACGACTATGCCGCTCTCTTCTCCCGCGGCTCCGAATCCAACCGCCTCGCCCCCAAGTACGGACGGCGCGGATTCGCCCGCCTCCTCGTCTCCCGGCTCATCCAGGCCATCAGG GATCTTTACGACGCGGATGTGAGGAGGGTGGCGGTGATGGGGGTGGCGCCGCTGGGATGCGCGCCGCGGATCGTGTGGGAGGGGGCGTACGGGTTGGGCGGACGGGATTGCGTCGAGGAGGTGAACGAGATCGTCGCGGAGTACAACGCGAAGCTCTCCGCGCGGCTTCTGAGGCTGAATTCGGAGCTGGCCGGCGCCGAGATTGTGTTCTGTGATGTATATGGCGGGATGATGGAGATCATCGCCAACCCACGGATCTATG GTTTCAAAAATGTAAGGGATGCATGCTGTGGGGTGGGCCGGTTTGGGGGGATGATAGGGTGCTTGGCCCAGGAGATGGCATGCACAGAGCCCAATAGTTATGTGTGGTGGGACCTCTACAGCACCACCGAATCCGCGAACTCTTTGCTTGCTAACTGGTCATGGTCGCCGTCTTCTGAATCTCGCCAGCAACTCTGCAAACCTATAGCCCTGCAAGAGCTAGCTTCCATATCTGATAGCGAGGCTCTTTAA